The DNA sequence tattgctatacaaatgatcattatTGCTTTCCTCTAATTAATCGAGCTCTGAATCATTGTAATAAGCTTTAAATATGCCATaaactgaaatatatttttgtggATGATTGTGTTATGCTCACCTGCTCCCTCTTCCTAGTAACTCTAAAGAAGTCCTCCATGCGAGTCTGCTTGCTGCGtcctgctgctctctccttTTCCCTCTCCTCCCGTTTACCTTCCCGCATCTGACGGAACTTCTCCATCCGACGACGGATTCTGTCCTCCCTAAAACCATATCAGCATGTACACCGTTAAAACTGTCtctgaaagagacagaggagcaTGTGAAATGTGAAAGCTAAAGCAAAAACTACACACTTAACGTATGTGGCGTGACAGAAGAACCCGACCAGGGCTTCCTCATCTGGCTCAGTCCAGGTGAGTTCAGGAGCTACTGTCTGCGGTGCATCCAAGAATATCATCCGTGCTTCTTTGTACTTCCAGGAATGTGGCACAGGGTGGGTCTGAGGGGCAGCAGATACGAGGGTGTTATCAGATCTTACACTTTTTTGTAAAGCAACGTACAGAGTGAAGACCAAAGACCACTGGTTGTCCATCTAGTACCTCTCTGTTGACATGCAGAACCACGTTCTCAATAGTGCGATGCTTCTGGATCAGTGTCAGAGCTCTCTTAGGACCCAAACCTGCTATCTTGTCACAGTAGTCACAGCCCAGCAAAATACACAGGTCGACAAACTGGTGGAAGGAAATGGCAAAAGAAGGAAAGTTCGAGATATTATTTGCACGAAGTGATATCACAAATACCAACTGAAATATTCAGTACTTTCAAAGACAATGTTAGAGTTTCAGTCTCACCTCCTTGTGACTAATTTGGAGTCTCTCTAGCAGCTTGGGTAAAGAATATTCAATGACTTCACTGTGATGAAAAAGAGATTATATCAGTTCACAAACCTTCCAGTCCCTCCTTCATTTAAAGTGATCATTTGGATTGTTGTAAATAAAGCAACATGAGGAAAGCACTGGTAGTGGTATCAGTGCAACATGACTTGAGGCTACAAATCCTGTAACTGGAGATCTGTCAGCCAGCCAGTTGCTTGTCAGACAGGAATTAGCAGCCACAGAAACATTTTAAGCAACAgcacaacatgaaaaaaaagatgcaactatcaacaacagaagaaaacatgtttggtgtATTTCCAGGTTTTGACCTCACTCCAGGTGAAGCTCATTTGCAAAGTGATTTCCCTGGTTACATATAATGTCCTGCATGCAGCTAATTTCTGTCCAACAGGTCACTGCTGTTGTGACCTGCTAGATATAATAAGAAGCTTATAGCTAGTCTTCTTTTGAGAGTTTACTGTGGCTTAAATTATCTCTGTCAGCTCGGCCCAGTTTGCTGCTGCTCATTTTTATCTGGAGAGTCACCAGCTGACAGGATGATGTTTGACCGCAGATTTCACAGCCTCGGGTGATGCCAATGCATCAGTATTATCACAGATGAGAaatttaaaaggacagttcacccctatTTCTCTCTACCAACTAAACCCACCAGCTGTATCGCTGCTCAGAGGAGAGGCtagtgacagtgtgagatgtaaacattaatggtgtccttcTCTGCcaagctgtaacgttagctagctcagtggtgctaggtgagctagcagcagatgcatgcttccttctgcgcagtgagacagttggcaggtgtagttcagaagaaagaaaaatagttcccacatgaaactgctcacaacaaggtctgtggattatcttgagtaaccaggtcttGATtcttggaaagagacattgctgttgagtttatcaaatgtatttttggcgctttgagcaccacaagctgagtgccatgtagttccatcatattggagagaaggcagacatctctacggctgatatctacAACCTCTTCTTAAGAGTATTTAAATGCATCAGCCCCAGAAAACTATAGAAGAAGAGAGTAAAACATAACATAAGAAAACTCCAGCACAATccttacagcagcaacacataAATTGTAATATTCTTACCTGTCCTTCTTGGCGTTCAGCTGGCGAATGAGAATACTGGCTCCAAACGGCAGTGTGTCCATGTCCTCCGATGCCACAGCGTCCACAGTTCCGTCTCTCACCAGGTGGGCGCACATGGCCTCAGCATCCCCTGGAGCCTGGAGcataagacagagagaaagaaagggggatcaaaatgaaaatgcaggAAGTGAATGTTCGatatgaacaaaaaaacaaacttatatATTCTATGTTGAGCAGGTCGTACCTGGATGACAGGTACACCCAGAAGCTTCAGGAGCTGGAGACAATCTTTGGTCTGGGATGATGCTGCAAGGAGCACAAAAGAGTTCACTTCAGAAGACCTGACGTTCAAATATTTCTCCTGAATGTATAAGTTCAAAACCTGTGCCTGTTATCAATCTGTGTAGATGTACCTATGCCTGTGCGGTTGTGAGACTTCCAACCAGCTGCCTCAGCTCGCTTCTCAAGCTGCAGGTAAAACAGGAGCTTCAGTTAGCATGTGTGGGAGTCATCTGCATCACAATACAAGTGTTAGATGTCTTTATCGTATTCCACTGGCTCATTGAATTCCCTTTCACATCCTTGTTTAAGATATTTCCTTCAGTCAACACATGTAAGGAGAGCAGTTCTACTATCATTAAGAACACATGAGGGAAGCAGTCAGATAAGTCTCCCTGACCTGTGACTGTCGTACACACACCAGGAGGGTATGTTTGGTGTCAAGTTGAGTCAAAAGATACAGAGGTGTCACTTACAACAGCTGTCTTTTCCCCAGGAGGCTTCCCgtcaaacacaaagacaggcTTAATGTCATGTTCCAGGAAGGTGAGCGTGCGGAAGAAGAGACCTGTCAGGGGGCTGCGGAGAAGAAATAGGAGGACATTACACACAAATACTCTGGCCAAAGGATTGAAACCCCTGTAAACATATCATTTGTAACTGAACTTTATGGCTGTAGTGGGTGTAGTGATTGTAATATTTTTGCTCATATGCAAATAAGATGATAAAGATATTAGAAACACTGTCAAATATAACTCAGTCCAATGCACCACCAACACAAAGTCCAGCCTCATTAGTCAACAGAAGTTATTGCAGGTTATGACATTGGACTGCCGCATTTTACTGGTGTTCCTTATTTTCTGGACATTGACTGAACTGGGTTGGAAATGGGGAATCAATATATGTAATACGCTgggtgggaaaaaaagaggagcacatgagaaaaaaaatatactgtTGCTCCACTTCAGTGAGACAGATCGGGTCATCAGTCATTGAGGAGCTCACCTTAGTGAAGGCGTCGCTGCACGAAACTGGTTCACAACAATAGAGGTATCCAGTGCGATCACTTTTCCTGTGGGGTGTAACAGAGCACCGGCATCATCAGCACCATATAATACAATTTCCATgtagatgattttttttgttgtaaaagtAATACAAAAAAGTCAATagcatctataacaaaattGTGCATTTATTCTAGAACTTTAAGTCAATTATTGTATAACTATaactgttaaattaaataaatgatttagTATATGGACATTGGGTTAAGGATGTTATGCATTATTTAACACTGGAgaaaatctgttgttttattaaaggaTCAACTGCATACTTCTTTCTCACATGGCAACcattttaaagctgaaaaaTTGTAACGAAATACGCTACACTCCTCTACTTGTGTCACACAAGTTAATTTATTTGTCGTCATTTTtccttccctttttttcccattttgctTATTTCTTGTTCTTGTGTATTGGATTTACTTTCACTGGTCTGGCTTTCTCTGTTTGTTCCTGGgtttgtgggtgggtgggtcttttattttgtacttgCTGGTTCTATGTTCATTTGTTGATGTTATGTGCATCTTAATGAATTATTAATGAAAATACCTTGTTGATGATTGGTGGGTAATGTGTATGTTGATATCATACAATGTCTAGTCTCTGATCATATGACGAGATGATATGTGCACAATAGCGTGCACTAGGGTGAAGTAATTCTTTGAAAGCCTTAGTGACTGTTTCATTAGAGCTTCGATGGTCATGCCTGGTGCTTTGAGTCCTTTCATTTGACTCATTTAACCCTTTGACACCTGAGCAAACAGCAAATTGGCTTAATTTCTCTTAACAACATGGAAAGAATgcaatgagcaatgaaagaTAAAAATGACCCCAACAAAAAGCAAGAAACtagagaagagagaaaacaaaaacaagaatattacttaaaaagaaagaaagtaagaaataaTGGATGAAATAAAGTTAGAATGACCTGGAGAGAGTGCTGAAAATGCTAATAAAAAAGATTATCAAAGTAATAgaaaatattataataataataataacattattatACAGATAAATATATAGAGATAATATATAGAGGATATTTATAATCttataaaattataataaatctgtaaataaatctggaataataataattattattattaaaagttTCTTCCCtagctttttcttattttccataatttttaaatctctatttttctttttttgcaatttttcccccatgttttttttttttttttttttgttaaagaaacCAATTTGGTCAAAGCTCAAgggtttaaatacttgcaaaaggtgtctgaaagcagcacaagaaaactgTTGCTCCAGGTTTTAAATGTTCAAAGGTACAAAAGCAGCAGTAAACACAGATGGTTAGACCAGTTAATACACACTGTCATTGAACACTTGTTACAGGTTACTAACACAGATATCCGTCAGTGAAAACTTGTGGTTAGTTTTAATGCTTTAGCAGTGGTGCTACTCATGTTAATTTACTTGAGTACAAGTAGTAATACAGCAGGGTGATTACTAGTTGAAGACCTATTGTTATAGTCAAATACTAATGTACACAATAAGCATGGTCAGGAAAATTAGTAgcaaagtactcattatgcagaatggcttTTATCAATATCTTAATATTACgcaatattttaaaaatctgactGAAATAATTCAGCAAACGTTAGTGTTACTTTTAAAGATGATGGCATGTAGTGTTAGAAACAGTTGACGTCAACgttagctaagctaactagcagTCAGGTGACtgtatgctaacgttagctgttagcattcGCTGTTTATTATGACACAGACTGACCGTGCTCGTGAAACAAATAGATTGATGGAAAGATCAGGGATGTTATTACCTGTGTAGTCACTGATGTCCTTATGAAATATAGCACCAGGAGCATGGAGTCGGATCAGATCTGCCAGTTTGGTGATCCCCATTGTGTCACCATCAGGTTTCCAGCAccactgctcctctgtttacTTCCGGTATTAGACGAGCCACAAACTACTCCATTCTGGTTTGATCCAAATCAGCGTTAACTGTCATGTGTTGAGGATCTTTGTTCGTACAACTGGACTTGTGCTCTATGATGATGCCCAGTTAAAATTCCTGAAACatcttcctgctgctgcacacCTGCTAACACACCAGCAGGGTTCAGCATTGCACAGAAACAGGCTGGCTCTGGAGGAAATTCACATCCGTCATTTATTACagcaaaaaaatattaacaaacaATGAATGTATTCATATATTACAAAGAAATTAAGATATATTAACTTAAACTCCAGCTTTAAGGATTAAATTCAGTGCTTAACAGAAAAAAGTGGTAACTGCAACATGTTGATGCCGCTGTGATATGTGATGAATACACCTCCATTaattacattatttaaaataatgacatCAATATTTTACATACATATCCATCTATAATGATCATACAGATAGTAGCTCTAGGATGTATACCACACTGCATGATGAATAAAAGCACACAGTCCATGCTTTTAGTCTTGTAGGTAGCTTAGTGGAAAAACATGAGTGGTCAGATTCTCTGGAAAAATGAGCAAACTATAGAAACAGCATGGGAAACATTATCACTGCACAGATTATACCCTTAGTAGGCTAACCTTAGTTTTGTTGACACTTCATCCAGCTTTTAACATAATCAATAGGCATGTGACTGCCAAAGAGGTAAAAAACATGAAGGACAAACTACAACTTTTACAACAATAGTCTATTCAAGTACCGTATACAAATGTTTTGGGGTAATGCTCAAGCGAAAACAGGGCATTCAGGGTAAATGTTATGGCATCTCTAGATTTACTCATTTTACTTTGACACTTTAAGAATGGTGGTTTTTGACAAAACTGACGAATCTCAATGTCAAACAGACAAGTCAGTTCTGAGGCTTGGTCCTGTAACAATAGTCCCAGCTCGGGGTTTGGTTCCCAAAACATTTGTTGCGTAAGTAAATCCTTGTCTCCCCTCAAATCAGTCTTCTCCTTAAGCTAAAAAGTCACATTTACAAATCTTGTTTACTCTCAAAAAGATGAATAAGCATCAGTGTAACATCTGCTGTTGCTGTGCAAAGGATTTATCAAGCTTTAAAGGTGCAATCAGTAATATTTTCCAATATAACCAGAGTATATCAGAAAGGGTTTGCAGTTCTTGCCAATTTCACATTATCTGTGTTACGTTCGGTTTCtcctgaacacaggtgaacatCAGTGCAGCATTAGAGACGTGGAGAAAGCCTCAGACTCAAACTTAAAGGTTAAGTGTGTAAtatttaaggggatttagtggcgtctcacagtgaggattgcagattgcaaccagcttaaACTTCTCCCAGctaaaattccttcagtgttcattgttcagaaggCTTTTTACTACAAGCCAAATAATCTggagaggtctcctcctctccaaaacaaatggacccagtgatttaaaccagtaaaaacacacaataaagcagtttcacattacaaatcaagATATAGCTgacactgtttttttctgatccagacattcaggagatttttatcaggagccaaattatccgcagaggccTGCTCTTCTCCAAAATACACGGACCAGggatctcatttataaaacggTGCATAGGATCCACACTAAAAATGTATgcacaaacaaaagccaaacaGTATTCAACAGTTTCGACTGTAAGGCTTCCACCTCATCATTTGCATCgccaatttcccatctccaaaatgtttgtaagcatgggtcaaagtttctctcaTCAATCTGTTTCTATAGATCAgaacttttgcgtgggaagtggcataCACTTGTTTCAGGCCTCTCTGTGCGCATgcatgtttataaatgagaccccaggtgatttaaaccggtaaaaacaccgAATAAGGGCTGTGTCCACACCCAGTGTCTTTTTTCAGAGCgctatgcctttttttttttttgcagccatTCCAAGCACCTCTAGTTGAAAATCTCTCACCTCTTCAAAAAGGTGCGGGTGACATGACATCACTGCTGTTTCTTTAGCTAGACTGCTGTTGCCTACTGTCACAAGTAAGACAGAAAAGCTTGTTTTTTGGGAGCAGATCAGCTGGCGGACTCTGGATGTTGCTGGTGGTGAGCgttgtgcttttatcaccaTTTGCTTTGTATGCTCGTTGTTGACTGTGTAGTCAATCCTGTTAATGTAGCATTATGTTAGCTACCTACCTAATGTTAGTATCAAGATATTGCTGTCATAAAAACATACCCTCTGCTGAAGACAAACACTAGGTGGACAGATGCcctaaagcagtttcatgttatcCAAAAGGGTCATTCTATGACAATGAAAACCCAAACTGACTATacacttcagaaaacatacttattatataatatttctgccaaaatatccccctaaatcctacacactggacctttaaacgcTGATTTAGAgttgacattttatttgttgGACAGCAGCCTATATTGTAGCTAGTTTTACCTAAATAAGGTAACCTCTGTTTGCTGTTGCTGCAACATGACAGACCTTGGCTCGCCACATCAAAGCAGTTGCAAACATTTTGCAAACATCCACCTGTAGAGTCATTGTGCTTTGTCTTGCTAGTTGTTGAATGGAACACACAGATGAATCTTTGAATGTGAGATACTCTAAATTTCTAGTGGTGTTGTACCCTACAAAAGCAAGCTGATGGTCAGATTTTAAGGTGTGAATACCAGCCAGTGTGAAATTTAGCAACATTTAGTTGCTTCAACTTTTATCTCTACAGTGCTTAGTTTGAAATTGTATGTCTAATCCCACTGTAGGATTTGCTATAGAGTCTCAGAACACTGTGGTGGACATTTGCCAGTGCTGTTGTTGTCTTCTGTGGCTGCAAAGActtgtattgtattttaatgGTTGCACCTTTAACAAGGACTTGCTTTGGCTTCCAGTGTTTTGGGAGACGCTTGTCAAATCTTAGCGACGGAACCAGATCCAGGTGTTAATAAGCCAGAATGCCACCGTAGCAGAGTACAGGATCACCTCTCGCTTGGAACGttctttgttttcctcctccagcagctgcaggCGCCGGTTCAGCTTCACAATCTGAATGagcacaaaaacattttctctcaactTTCAAAAGGTGAGGTATGTACAGTAGGATTACCACTATCTGGTTTTCAATTTAAGTTTTAAGTATGCAAGACAATGTCAAAAGCAGCTGTGCATTGCTTATCTTCCATagtggtactcctgcctgcttctccaaactgggggcatgccaaCAGTGTACACCAAGTGTCTGTAACTTACTGTGGATGAGTATCTTATACAGTCCCTCTTCAAAAGAACCTAACTATCCCTTCAAGAGACCATATACAACCATGTACAATTAACAACAGacacaaatttgtttttgtttgtttacatgtatCTCAAAATGCCAGTTGCATCTAAGCACTGGCTGCGTGCTGCTCTGCCAGCATCCTTTGTAAACAGCCTGATATGTGATACATAAGCTTGTTGTGTCAGCATGCCTTCACTGCATCCTGTCAGCTGAAAACTGTAAacctacaaacaggagaaaacacTCTCAACAGGCACAATATACGCACCACAGCAGCGGAGAAGAATTAGAATCACTTTTCAGCGACATAGGCAGTCACTTAGGCGTGTGAGGCATATTACCTGTCGTCGTAGTGATGAAGCGTCCACCAAGCCAGACTCATCAGGGTTTATTTCCAGGGCCAGGTCCAGGTGTGTCCTGTGGACATCAACACATCTCAATTTAGAGAAATGACAACATTACTGAAAACCAGTCCAGCTCAAAGACTGTCTGCATGGCTACAGAAAGCAGTCCTGACAGGGAGCACATGTCCACCCAAACTAGGATTTGGACAAGAGCATAATGCTGATGACAAAGACATATGTCCCCTTCATAAACCAGACAACTTTAGGTACTGCCACTGAAACAGTGTTTCCTGCTCATATAAAGCACAGGGGGAATGATGTAAGAAAAGGCTGTGAAACAACATTACTTATTATTGACaggagaaaaatgaaaacaaaagtccTACTTTCATAAGTTTTCTCAGAAATTCACCGCCATTTCTTTGTTCTGAGAAACTCTGTGAATTGAGTAACTTCCGAGAAATACAGGGACAACGAAAAGAGAAATCACCTGCGGTGGCTTTCGTCCAGCACATCGAGGACCTGCTGGTATGCCCGCCGTGTTGTCGACTGAATATAAGAGAGGAACCCCGCAGCTGTAAACAGGTTGATGTTCGCATCCTCAGGGGAACAGAGGGGTGGGCACAACCGGACTGGGGGGGCAGAAGGGGAAGGGGTTACACTGGCAGAGAGGCAAGTGGAGAGAAACAGTGAAGAAatgagatatttttttaaacaaaccaagAGTCAAATAAGAAAAGTAGATaacattcagaatgaaaatacaacagTGGTGAAACAGTGTTGTAACAAATAGGTCAACTGTGGATGTGTGCTTACCTTACATCACCTCTGACAATCTGACTGCTGTGGCGGCCAGATATGTTCTCACTCGCACTGCGTTCTCTTCGAGACCGACCGTGAAAGTGGCCCTATGAATGATACAAGAATTTGAAATAATAATCTTCAAATCATCGGCTTCCCACTCCAATTTCACAGCCTTACACCTTTCTCCACCTAATCTAATAAATGCCCAAAATGTTATTGCATCAACAAACTTACAGCTGTAACTATGACTGATAGACATAAGTAAGTGCCATGTTATTTTGATACTGCGTGTTTAACTCAAGGCTGCTATCTTTATATTACTTTACAATGCACTGGATAGCATAATAGCGCACCACTATTGGGATCAGTGTCatgttctgtaaaaaaaaatcaattcattttAATGAGAAATAAAAAGGGACACAGAATAGAAATTTTGATATGACTCTTACCACCTGGCTGAGATTGCTCTGTGATGTGGTAGTCTGTTCAGTTTCAAGGGAATCCAGTGGCTGTTCTGAGAGTGTGAGGACCCGCGGTGGGGCCTTCATGTTCAGGAGATCCATGGGAGGGACAGACTGAATCAGGTCCAAGTCTCGGGGACGAGAAAATTGAGCGTCTCCATCATCACCTGTGCAGGAAGTAAGGAGATGGACAGTTAAATAAACTGTGCACCTGCCTCAACTTAgcactgttttgtgtgtgtacacctTGTTACTGATGCCCTGTCTGTTGCCCTCACCTGCTACAATAATCCTCTCCGGCACATGCATCAGAGTTGCATGAATGGGCAGGGGTTGCTGAAGTGGCAGAGATCCCATTTGGTTTCCTGAAGCCACCTTAAGGGTCTCTGGGATCCGCATGCGCTGGCTGATGCCCTCTGTGTACTCCAAGTCATAATGGATGCGGTTCATCTCAGCCACCTCTGCAGAGGGGGAGGTGAAAGTTGGCCCACTCATCCAGCCTGTAGACACACCAAATGGAAGGAAATGGAAAAACACTTAGAATACACAACAGATATTTAAGCCACACTTCAGAtatcacagacatggatgtgacACACATGGATGGATAAGTGAAtaggcctactgggcacaggaccaggggcccaaagtgtcagtggGTCCCCTGGCCTTcccttgcaaaatgtcaaattgaACACATGATGAACCAGGggcataaatatagacagtacAGGCAGTGCGGTTGCACTGGACTccgtggggtggaggggcccaattgccacctggaaatacgcccatgttcaaagaagaactaaCCCTTAAAAAGGCAAACCGAGctccatcatggttttctgttttttatgctttttctaatttaatttaattaaattatgcttattctacataaactatacAAAAAAATCTATGTAGTCAAACTAAAAATGTCCTATTTTCTTTGgtagtttttgtcatatacagataaaTAATTATgactgctgggtaatatgtatgttgatgttgtccaatatCAAGTCTCTGTTTAATCATGTAACAAGACCATATGATTTACAGCAGGTAGTTTAGGTGCAAAATCACTCAAGACTGAAAAGCTGGGCACATCTGCAAGCAGCTATAACATAAAAGCGGCACGA is a window from the Epinephelus fuscoguttatus linkage group LG15, E.fuscoguttatus.final_Chr_v1 genome containing:
- the zgc:110269 gene encoding probable flap endonuclease 1 homolog, producing the protein MGITKLADLIRLHAPGAIFHKDISDYTGKVIALDTSIVVNQFRAATPSLSPLTGLFFRTLTFLEHDIKPVFVFDGKPPGEKTAVLEKRAEAAGWKSHNRTGIASSQTKDCLQLLKLLGVPVIQAPGDAEAMCAHLVRDGTVDAVASEDMDTLPFGASILIRQLNAKKDSEVIEYSLPKLLERLQISHKEFVDLCILLGCDYCDKIAGLGPKRALTLIQKHRTIENVVLHVNRETHPVPHSWKYKEARMIFLDAPQTVAPELTWTEPDEEALVGFFCHATYVKEDRIRRRMEKFRQMREGKREEREKERAAGRSKQTRMEDFFRVTRKREQPVEVADPLSSNRKRPKSQ
- the LOC125902147 gene encoding mitochondrial fission factor homolog A-like isoform X2, with protein sequence MSGPTFTSPSAEVAEMNRIHYDLEYTEGISQRMRIPETLKVASGNQMGSLPLQQPLPIHATLMHVPERIIVAGDDGDAQFSRPRDLDLIQSVPPMDLLNMKAPPRVLTLSEQPLDSLETEQTTTSQSNLSQGHFHGRSRRERSASENISGRHSSQIVRGDVSVTPSPSAPPVRLCPPLCSPEDANINLFTAAGFLSYIQSTTRRAYQQVLDVLDESHRRTHLDLALEINPDESGLVDASSLRRQIVKLNRRLQLLEEENKERSKREVILYSATVAFWLINTWIWFRR
- the LOC125902147 gene encoding mitochondrial fission factor homolog A-like isoform X1 — encoded protein: MSGPTFTSPSAEVAEMNRIHYDLEYTEGISQRMRIPETLKVASGNQMGSLPLQQPLPIHATLMHVPERIIVAGDDGDAQFSRPRDLDLIQSVPPMDLLNMKAPPRVLTLSEQPLDSLETEQTTTSQSNLSQVGHFHGRSRRERSASENISGRHSSQIVRGDVSVTPSPSAPPVRLCPPLCSPEDANINLFTAAGFLSYIQSTTRRAYQQVLDVLDESHRRTHLDLALEINPDESGLVDASSLRRQIVKLNRRLQLLEEENKERSKREVILYSATVAFWLINTWIWFRR